In the genome of Drosophila kikkawai strain 14028-0561.14 chromosome 2R, DkikHiC1v2, whole genome shotgun sequence, the window ATGTTATGGTTGCCAACATCCAAGGCATGGAAGCTGTGAGGGCTCAGCAGTATCCACTTCCTCAGCCAGAGCTGTAGACTTCCGGCGTTAACTTTACTTACCACTGCACATCCTATGACCCGCTGAGTCCTCTAATATTTCCCACGGATTTTGCCACACAAATTTATTGTACCTTTTGGCTCTTTCGTTGATTTTCAGTAAAGAGATCTTTATAGAATCTGGTCAAGTCGGCATGGTGGCGGCATGATGAATCGGATTAGCCGACTGGCTATGATTGGTTCAGGAATTTGAATCTGggacaattaattaaagtgaTTCGCATTTTTGAGGGCAGGGTTGCGGCAATTTCTACTCAAGTATTGagatgaatttaattaaatttgatattaaatatatattttatttctaaatcTTCAAGATTTATGATAGAACCAAGATCCaatcatataaatataatataattccCAGACAAATCGACGCTCGTCGGTATCTGCTGCTTCTTCGGACTCCGTAGGTTTCCCAGTAGATAATCTACAGAATGTCAGTTAGTCGCGTTCGGCAGCTTGCTAGGAACGGTACTGCTTCAAAATTTAGACCGCCTTGGCGTAAGTTGAAAAAGTGTCTTGTGTGTGGTGCTGGTTGCAGATTAAATAGTGGATGTTTGACAGAGATAAAAAGGATAAATTGCCTCCACGAGTTTACGGCCTAAAGCCAGCATATTTTTGATAACAGAAACAACCCAAATCTTCGGCTAAGCTAAGACCAACAAACTTTCCCCATCTGtcagttatttttaaatgtgatTTGGTGAATTATGTTTACCTTTGGCCCGTTAACACTCTCTAGCCAGATAAGAAGTGATTCTTCAGACGATTCTTCAGTTTCTTGAGAGTATTTGGACACACCTTGGTTCTAGATCTGGACAACATGGTAAACATTTCAGTTGGGGTGATTTATGGTCGCGTTGAACCCTCCAATTTGATTGCCATTTTCCCTATCAGTAAACCAAAGCAAAGCCCATAAATTGTAATTGCACGAGATAGCTTCAGAGGAATCTCGCACATAATTAATTGTCTAAAAGACAAACAAAGGTCTCAATTAATCCATAACCAGCTGGAAAGGGGacttgtatatttataaaaagctaaaaattataaaaaatggaTGTGTGGCTAGCCTAATCCTTGCCCAAAATGGAAGCTTCCTTTCCTGTTTCCCGTTCTTGCTTACTCATCTAGTTGCACCTAAGCTTTTGTGTTGTCCACTGCTTGCATTCCATTCACTGTTTTATGCCTTAAATCAGCCCTAATCCAACACTATGGATGATGCAGAGTATCAGAAGCTGTGTCGAAGCATGACTGAGAACCAAGGATCTAGGACAAATCAACCGGAAGTTTGTACTGGCATCAGTGCCGTAATATACACAACCCAAGGAGAGGAAGTGAGTGTACTTGGGGCGCAACTATTCGGCAGACTTTATATATTCCTGTGATCTCTTAGCTCACCATAAACTGCGATGTCATCCAGGAGGAAGTGCCTTCAGAGTCCTCAGGCCAGCGAGATCAGTGGAGCAAGGGTGTGGAGTTTCTGTTCTCCTGCATCGCCCTCTCTGTTGGCCTTGGGAATGTCTGGAGATTTCCCTTTATAGCTTTGGAGAATGGTGGTGGTGCCTTCTTAATTCCCTATGTGATAGTGCTCCTTCTGATTGGCAGACCCGTTTACTACCTAGAGGTGATTATAGGCCAGTTTTCGAGTCGTGGTTGCATCAAAGCTTTTGATATGGCACCTATAATGAAGGGTGAGTGTCCCTCAGGAAAGATCCTTTCACTAAGTAAATGAAATCGTTCGATTACCTTTTCAGGTATTGCCTATGGTCAGGTGTACTCCACCGCCTTGGCCACTACCTACTATGCCTGCATTATGGCCTTGACCATAAGGTATTTGGTGGCCAGTTTCGATGAGATCCTACCCTGGACTTACTGCCTGGTGGAATGGGGCAGCAATTGTGTGGCCACAGGAGCAACTGCAGAAAATAATACATCGATTGAGCAAGGTGTTTCCTCCGCAGAGCTGTATTTTACGTGGGTATTTGTAATAACTCTTaaagaaccctaaataacCTCCCATTTCCTGCAGACGAACTGTACTTCGGGAACCGGATAACTTGGATGATACTGGCTTGGGCACGCCCAACTGGGATCTGGTATTGTGTCTCATGGCCACCTGGCTCATCATTGGCACGGTTTTGTGCAAAGGCATTCGCAGTTCGGGCAAAGCCTCCTATTTCTTGGCCCTGTTTCCTTATGTGATTATGTTCATCTTGCTGATCAGGGCGGTCACTTTGCCAGGAGCCTGGCGGGGAATAGTCTACTTCCTGGAGCCCCAGTGGTCACAGCTGCTCAATCCTCATGTATGGTATGCGGCCATCACCCAGATGTTTTTTTCGCTGGCCATTTGCTTTGGCACCCTGGTCATGTATGCCTCCTTCAATGATTTTCACAAAAATGTGCACAAGTAAGGCTTTTACATTCTACAAATTGAAAGATAACTCAAACATATTCCTTTCCAGAGATGTGATCATCATCACCACCATTGATTCACTGACCTCTATCCTGGCTGGCTGCATTATCTTTGGCATTCTGGGCAACCTAGCCCATGAGACCAATACCGAGGACATCTCCAAGGTTGTGAAGGGAGGAGCTGGTCTGGCGTTCATCTCCTATCCGGAGGCCATAGCCAAGTTCAACTTTTTGCCGCAATTGTTTGCCGTGCTGTTCTTCTTCATGCTGTTGGTTTTAGGTATTGGTTCGAACATTGGCATGGCCAGCTGTGTGATCAACGTGGTCAAGGATCGCTTCACCCACTTACCCCACTGGCTTTTGGCCGTAAGTGCCTCTGTGATTGGTTTCCTCTGCGGCTTGGTGTACATGACGCCGGGCGGACAATTTGTGCTGAATCTGGTGGATTTTTATGGCTGCACCTTCATTGCCTTGGTCCTGGCCATTGCGGAACTGCTGGCTGTGGGATGGATTTACGGAGTAAAGCGCATTTGCAGCGACATTGAGTTTATGCTGAATGTGAAGACCAGTTTTTACTGGCGCATTTGCTGGGCCATTGTGGCGCCGGGACTGATGTTCCTAGTCTTGGTCTATATGCTGTGTAGTTATGAGCCCTTGACCTACCGCAAAGTGGAGTATCCGCCGGCTTATTATATGGCGGGTTGGATTATATGGGGAGTGGGAGTGCTGCAGTTGCCCTTCTGGGCTTTGTACACGATTTTCCAGCAGCCGGGAAAGACCTTTAGCAGTGTGagtaaagaatatattttaaccaAGACTTTAATTtgaacaaattaattattttttctttctttagaAATTCCGAATGGCCCTGCAGCCCACAGCCAACTGGGGTCCTCTCCAGATCCAAAAGTACGAGGCTTATATCCTGCACAGAAAACGGCAGGCGGACATCAAGAGTCCACGGGGCGGATACTTGTTCGACAATATATTTGGCTGAAACCCTTAACAATAacttaagtttattttaattttacgcTTTATTGTTATTGGCTTCCAGCTTGTAGCTTAAGTTGTgacaaaaaatttcaaacattcggtaattattataattatttccttAGGCTTTAGGCTTAGCATAAGCTTTGCAAGTTGTTGCTTTTATTAAGGTctaaatatctaaataatcGTATTAATTTGGGAAAGAATAAGCCAGAGACTTTTGAATTTTCCATGGCAGCTAAAAATGATATTGTCTTTGACCGGATGAAATGAAGTTCTATTGTGGCTTGTGTTAGTCCTTACATATCCTTTTGATTTATGtatgcgttttttttttttgtggctctgCTCTGCTTTAGTTTAATTATCACAGCACTTTTTGATTCTGTTGGTATTGTgcaaaattatatatgttcCTCAAATACACTATTGTGTGTTTGCGTGTGAAGTAAGTGCCTTAAAAGTTCACCGAACTATTTACAATTGTTAcaagtatacatatatgtatatgctatTATATAGGGTATATTTTCTAGAGTGTTTTTGTGTGGCAAGCTATGGCCAagcattaaattgttaaattttgtattgaaaattTCCTATTGGGCGTACGCttagattaaaaaaattgaaattttaaataattgtttgatTTACTCATTAGTTAAGATTAGTTTTGCTTATGTCTTTGGCAGATTTCTGTTAGATTTGGGCAAAGTTAGCTAGATCCCCCATCCCATCGATGAAACCCATTCAATTTTACACTTGTCCCCCTAACAAACTcgtttttctttctattttttatgctAAGAATTGACTTTGGTTTGCAGATTTCATAGCCTACATTTCAGCGCAAAATTCAGCGTTTATATTTGTGATTAACTGCTGGGATTATATCTATGATgggcatatatatatatactatatagttCCCACCGAATATCTATTGGCTGTGGCTAAAATGGAAGTTCCTCTTCACTACCAACTCACACTAGATATGGTCCTATTTATTGGGCTTGCCTCTATATGATTTATAGAAAAATCTAGCACACGATATGGATTTACCTTGAGTATATTGTCTACTACTTATCTTAGATGTCTCCTAGTCAAGGATGCCCCCCCTTAAGCCTTCATCCTCTGAGCTGCTGATAGAGAGTTTAAAAGTCTGCCTAGGcctagtaaatatatatatatatcgaatcAGAAAATCACGTGTAACAGGTGCAGTTTCTTTGCAGTGTTGGTTTCGCTTTAGTTGTAGCCTTGGCTATGTACAGGAGTAGATACGAGTAGAAAGTCGCGCGACTAGAAGGCCTGTATTGGTCGATAGAGTCCCGTATAGCCGCAGAGTCGGGCCCGCAGCGCCGGGATCAGGAAGGCGGCCAGCGAGATGTCCTTGAGCAGGTCGGCACACTCGCACACCAGCAGGTACATCTTGTCGCCCTTCTGCGAGGTGCTCTTGTGCAGGGCGATGCGCCTCAGGCCCGCGGCACGTGGCAAGTACCTGTAAAAGTTTGAGGGGGAAGAACAATGGAGCAGTAATCAGGATGAGTAACGAGTGCCATTTCAAAGGCTCTCTCCGTTTCAAACATACCTGTACAGCATCCGGGCGCCTGTCCAGTAGAGCCAATTCTTTTCGAATCGTTCGCCATCGTCGCCCTCGAAAACCTgcgaaattaaaattgaatttttcatgaAACTTTTCCCTACAACTCCTCTGCTTCTTGGGTTTGGAAGGGGTGGTAGAAAACCCACCTTGAACACACTAATAATGTAGCCAGTGGCCGCGGTCTGCGTCTTCTTGAAGCTGCCGGCCTCATTGGAGGGCAGCACCAAAGGCGGCCGGCAAATGGCAGCCACCTCGCTGTATAGGTCCAAGGTGTGGGCGGCAGTGTATCTGCGAATGAATCGGCATCGagattggaaaataaataggCAATTTCCCTGGGCCCGAATGGCCTGAGTTCGAGGAGCACTCACTTGAGGGCCTTTGGCTCGAACTTGGACAGCGAGGAGACGCGCAGGCCGGCATAGAAGTTGGAAGGATCCGTTTGTAGGGTGTTGATCAGGTAATACGAGATGAAGGGGAACTCGGCTGGAGGGtagagaaaattaaatttagttaaaggataataatataaataaaactaagaGGATATAGGGAAATTATAATGCAAAGAAGTAAAGTAACTATTTAGCTTTACTTTAGATAAATTGAggtatataataataattaataaaaattattattattatatattaaatcttagactattctttaaatattactcACAACTCTTTTCCATGTTGGCCAACAGCATCCCGCCCACAGCTGTGTTGGCCTGTTGCACTTCTGTCAGCAGTTCGGCGGCTATGGAGCGCTGCTTGAGCAGCGGATGGGAGAGTGGCGACTCCATTACCGGATCAATGGCCTCCAAAGGACTCATCAAATGCACCAGAATGCAGAGCTTGGGATCGGAAACTTCCAGCACGCTCAGAGGGCTCATGGCCTTGCCCTCGGCATTCAAAGCGGGCAGCTGAAAGTtcgttaaat includes:
- the LOC108082597 gene encoding sodium-dependent nutrient amino acid transporter 1; the protein is MDDAEYQKLCRSMTENQGSRTNQPEVCTGISAVIYTTQGEELTINCDVIQEEVPSESSGQRDQWSKGVEFLFSCIALSVGLGNVWRFPFIALENGGGAFLIPYVIVLLLIGRPVYYLEVIIGQFSSRGCIKAFDMAPIMKGIAYGQVYSTALATTYYACIMALTIRYLVASFDEILPWTYCLVEWGSNCVATGATAENNTSIEQGVSSAELYFTRTVLREPDNLDDTGLGTPNWDLVLCLMATWLIIGTVLCKGIRSSGKASYFLALFPYVIMFILLIRAVTLPGAWRGIVYFLEPQWSQLLNPHVWYAAITQMFFSLAICFGTLVMYASFNDFHKNVHKDVIIITTIDSLTSILAGCIIFGILGNLAHETNTEDISKVVKGGAGLAFISYPEAIAKFNFLPQLFAVLFFFMLLVLGIGSNIGMASCVINVVKDRFTHLPHWLLAVSASVIGFLCGLVYMTPGGQFVLNLVDFYGCTFIALVLAIAELLAVGWIYGVKRICSDIEFMLNVKTSFYWRICWAIVAPGLMFLVLVYMLCSYEPLTYRKVEYPPAYYMAGWIIWGVGVLQLPFWALYTIFQQPGKTFSSKFRMALQPTANWGPLQIQKYEAYILHRKRQADIKSPRGGYLFDNIFG
- the LOC108082598 gene encoding uncharacterized protein isoform X7, whose protein sequence is MSPLSVLEVSDPKLCILVHLMSPLEAIDPVMESPLSHPLLKQRSIAAELLTEVQQANTAVGGMLLANMEKSSEFPFISYYLINTLQTDPSNFYAGLRVSSLSKFEPKALKYTAAHTLDLYSEVAAICRPPLVLPSNEAGSFKKTQTAATGYIISVFKVFEGDDGERFEKNWLYWTGARMLYRYLPRAAGLRRIALHKSTSQKGDKMYLLVCECADLLKDISLAAFLIPALRARLCGYTGLYRPIQAF
- the LOC108082598 gene encoding uncharacterized protein isoform X5; this encodes MANCNYVNFGGGANSGVTRAEPISLATLDRDCFIIPVHSVDRFLPAGIPLPALNAEGKAMSPLSVLEVSDPKLCILVHLMSPLEAIDPVMESPLSHPLLKQRSIAAELLTEVQQANTAVGGMLLANMEKSSEFPFISYYLINTLQTDPSNFYAGLRVSSLSKFEPKALKYTAAHTLDLYSEVAAICRPPLVLPSNEAGSFKKTQTAATGYIISVFKVFEGDDGERFEKNWLYWTGARMLYRYLPRAAGLRRIALHKSTSQKGDKMYLLVCECADLLKDISLAAFLIPALRARLCGYTGLYRPIQAF
- the LOC108082598 gene encoding uncharacterized protein isoform X2, which codes for MSERGGSAGPVTGGRHARVSPTPGRGSKIAYTPCPRSEPPQDLALAVPPPPRNCLAIPMSSLQTANGPGSKVNFGGGANSGVTRAEPISLATLDRDCFIIPVHSVDRFLPAGIPLPALNAEGKAMSPLSVLEVSDPKLCILVHLMSPLEAIDPVMESPLSHPLLKQRSIAAELLTEVQQANTAVGGMLLANMEKSSEFPFISYYLINTLQTDPSNFYAGLRVSSLSKFEPKALKYTAAHTLDLYSEVAAICRPPLVLPSNEAGSFKKTQTAATGYIISVFKVFEGDDGERFEKNWLYWTGARMLYRYLPRAAGLRRIALHKSTSQKGDKMYLLVCECADLLKDISLAAFLIPALRARLCGYTGLYRPIQAF
- the LOC108082598 gene encoding uncharacterized protein isoform X1 translates to MNLMFRKNFREGASKSGGGGGKLQSKANRTKRSRDMGLVQQPEEIHYRTHLFFSPNRPGYDVGEERCSALSGIPSTPISSNAPSLALPGNLPYELDMPQPLVDRRPSVSLMRWNSNGSSGPGTEATNSAGNSQIRLQQQLEQQQQLQQQLQHHYMATATAAAAATTATRLGYADATVATATTTLLAAAAAATRQVNFGGGANSGVTRAEPISLATLDRDCFIIPVHSVDRFLPAGIPLPALNAEGKAMSPLSVLEVSDPKLCILVHLMSPLEAIDPVMESPLSHPLLKQRSIAAELLTEVQQANTAVGGMLLANMEKSSEFPFISYYLINTLQTDPSNFYAGLRVSSLSKFEPKALKYTAAHTLDLYSEVAAICRPPLVLPSNEAGSFKKTQTAATGYIISVFKVFEGDDGERFEKNWLYWTGARMLYRYLPRAAGLRRIALHKSTSQKGDKMYLLVCECADLLKDISLAAFLIPALRARLCGYTGLYRPIQAF
- the LOC108082598 gene encoding uncharacterized protein isoform X3, translated to MNLMFRKNFREGASKSGGGGGKLQSKANRTKRSRDMGLVQQPEEIHYRTHLFFSPNRPGYDVGEVNFGGGANSGVTRAEPISLATLDRDCFIIPVHSVDRFLPAGIPLPALNAEGKAMSPLSVLEVSDPKLCILVHLMSPLEAIDPVMESPLSHPLLKQRSIAAELLTEVQQANTAVGGMLLANMEKSSEFPFISYYLINTLQTDPSNFYAGLRVSSLSKFEPKALKYTAAHTLDLYSEVAAICRPPLVLPSNEAGSFKKTQTAATGYIISVFKVFEGDDGERFEKNWLYWTGARMLYRYLPRAAGLRRIALHKSTSQKGDKMYLLVCECADLLKDISLAAFLIPALRARLCGYTGLYRPIQAF
- the LOC108082598 gene encoding uncharacterized protein isoform X6, with the protein product MANLNFGGGANSGVTRAEPISLATLDRDCFIIPVHSVDRFLPAGIPLPALNAEGKAMSPLSVLEVSDPKLCILVHLMSPLEAIDPVMESPLSHPLLKQRSIAAELLTEVQQANTAVGGMLLANMEKSSEFPFISYYLINTLQTDPSNFYAGLRVSSLSKFEPKALKYTAAHTLDLYSEVAAICRPPLVLPSNEAGSFKKTQTAATGYIISVFKVFEGDDGERFEKNWLYWTGARMLYRYLPRAAGLRRIALHKSTSQKGDKMYLLVCECADLLKDISLAAFLIPALRARLCGYTGLYRPIQAF
- the LOC108082598 gene encoding uncharacterized protein isoform X4, translating into MCHNAVQKAWEMSQFKLSMDFEPTVLECERTNKKRTKLATLMHWVKKLNECPPEPIHCDYMMNFGGGANSGVTRAEPISLATLDRDCFIIPVHSVDRFLPAGIPLPALNAEGKAMSPLSVLEVSDPKLCILVHLMSPLEAIDPVMESPLSHPLLKQRSIAAELLTEVQQANTAVGGMLLANMEKSSEFPFISYYLINTLQTDPSNFYAGLRVSSLSKFEPKALKYTAAHTLDLYSEVAAICRPPLVLPSNEAGSFKKTQTAATGYIISVFKVFEGDDGERFEKNWLYWTGARMLYRYLPRAAGLRRIALHKSTSQKGDKMYLLVCECADLLKDISLAAFLIPALRARLCGYTGLYRPIQAF